The following are from one region of the Segatella oris genome:
- the crcB gene encoding fluoride efflux transporter CrcB yields MKMCIFAEDMLQSIFYIAIGGALGSVSRWLLPKLLQGTFLAVFPMGTMTVNLLGCLLIGFFYGIADRGTGMSESWKLFLTVGFCGGFTTFSTFCNETLTLLRTQQLWQAAAYSGGSVVLGIVAVYIGMLLARMI; encoded by the coding sequence ATGAAAATGTGTATTTTTGCCGAAGATATGTTGCAATCGATTTTCTATATTGCCATTGGAGGTGCCTTGGGATCAGTCTCTCGATGGCTTCTTCCAAAGCTTTTGCAGGGCACTTTCCTTGCCGTTTTCCCGATGGGTACAATGACTGTAAACCTCTTGGGCTGTTTACTTATAGGATTTTTCTATGGCATTGCCGACCGAGGTACAGGCATGTCAGAGAGTTGGAAACTCTTTCTGACAGTGGGATTTTGTGGCGGTTTCACTACCTTTTCTACGTTTTGCAACGAAACTTTGACCCTTCTTCGCACCCAACAGCTATGGCAAGCCGCCGCATATTCAGGCGGAAGTGTCGTCCTTGGTATTGTAGCCGTGTATATAGGAATGTTACTTGCCCGCATGATATAA
- a CDS encoding thioredoxin-like domain-containing protein: protein MKIKSLFSVATIMLTALSLASCNNRKFHVDGEITNAKDSTLYFENMSLNGPVVVDSVKLGEDGSFSFSEKAPEVPDFYRLRIDGQIINVSIDSTETVNIKAAYPRMASKYEVTGSVNCCKIKTLALMQQGLQKQINDIIKNPTLGVEAVEANIASALETYKNKVKLNYIFKEPMKAYAYFALFQTVIIGNQQTLIFNPRNNREDNKVYAAVATSWDTYYPKAERGLNLHNIALQGMKDARILQAEQQQAQIDASKVKVSGIIDIALRDNKGNLRRLSDLTGKVVMLDFHVFAGENSTKRIMMLRDLYNKYHAQGFEIYQVSIDPDEHFWKTQTAALPWISVHDDAGTDSQVLSQYNVQRIPTFFLIGKDNSVKMRDVQVKDIDAAIKSLL from the coding sequence ATGAAGATAAAAAGCCTTTTTTCTGTCGCAACTATCATGCTTACAGCATTGAGTCTGGCTTCTTGTAACAACAGGAAGTTCCATGTTGACGGTGAGATTACCAATGCCAAAGATTCCACGCTCTATTTTGAAAACATGAGTCTCAACGGTCCTGTAGTCGTAGATTCTGTGAAATTAGGCGAGGACGGAAGCTTTTCTTTCAGCGAAAAGGCCCCCGAAGTGCCCGATTTCTACCGTCTGCGTATTGACGGACAGATTATCAACGTGAGCATCGACTCCACGGAAACAGTCAATATCAAGGCTGCTTATCCGCGCATGGCATCGAAATATGAGGTTACAGGAAGTGTGAACTGCTGCAAGATCAAGACGCTTGCACTCATGCAGCAAGGCCTTCAGAAGCAGATTAATGATATTATCAAGAACCCTACTTTGGGTGTAGAAGCTGTAGAAGCCAATATTGCTTCAGCCCTCGAAACCTACAAGAATAAGGTGAAACTTAACTACATCTTCAAGGAGCCAATGAAGGCTTATGCCTACTTTGCACTATTCCAAACCGTTATTATCGGCAATCAACAAACATTGATTTTCAACCCACGAAATAATCGGGAAGACAACAAAGTATATGCTGCTGTGGCAACAAGTTGGGACACTTATTACCCAAAAGCAGAGCGTGGACTCAATCTTCACAACATTGCCCTACAGGGTATGAAGGATGCGCGCATCCTTCAGGCAGAGCAGCAGCAGGCCCAGATTGACGCCAGCAAAGTGAAAGTGAGCGGCATCATCGACATTGCTTTGCGCGACAACAAGGGCAACTTGCGTCGCTTGTCTGACCTTACCGGTAAGGTAGTCATGCTCGACTTCCATGTCTTTGCCGGTGAAAACAGCACCAAGCGCATCATGATGTTGCGCGACCTCTATAACAAATATCACGCTCAAGGCTTTGAAATCTATCAGGTTTCCATTGATCCCGACGAGCATTTCTGGAAGACCCAAACGGCTGCCCTGCCCTGGATCAGCGTGCATGATGACGCCGGAACCGACTCACAGGTGCTTTCCCAGTATAACGTTCAGCGCATTCCTACCTTCTTTCTTATAGGCAAAGACAACAGTGTGAAGATGCGCGATGTACAGGTGAAGGATATTGATGCAGCAATCAAGAGCCTGCTTTAA